The Eurosta solidaginis isolate ZX-2024a chromosome 4, ASM4086904v1, whole genome shotgun sequence genome includes a window with the following:
- the LOC137250312 gene encoding solute carrier family 25 protein Shawn-like: MSTKVTQRKLQPVLEDPRFRIRPLQQVASACTGALITACFMTPLDVVKTRLQAQQSTANKCFLYCNGLMDHLCPCDPTMPQLKPENRLNGTIDAFVKIARNEGVGSLWSGLSPTLVSALPSTIVYFVAYEQFKMHALEFHYKYLAEVKGSPRGREIPFHIPLLSGVSARVCAVTFVSPIELIRTKMQSQKMSHAEMISTIRAVLKTQGFFGLFRGLPPTILRDVPFSGIYWTCYENIKSFFGVMEPTFGFSFMAGAISGSLAATITTPFDVVKTHEQIEFGEKVLFTDKPVSNVSTLNIRKRLWTIYRLSGIRGLFAGLGPRLLKVAPACAIMISTFEYSKAFFYHYNVQRHNEMLLIANTKRNGV, encoded by the exons ATGAGTACAAAAGTTACGCAGAGGAAGCTACAGCCTGTATTAGAAGATCCGAGATTTCGTATACGTCCACTACAACAGGTGGCTTCAGCTTGTACAGGCGCACTTATAACAGCATGTTTCA TGACTCCATTGGACGTTGTGAAGACGCGTCTACAGGCACAACAAAGTACAgcaaataaatgttttctttaCTGCAACGGCCTTATGGATCATTTGTGCCCATGTGATCCAACTATGCCACAACTAAAACCTGAAAATCGTTTAAATGGCACAATT GATGCTTTTGTGAAAATCGCACGTAACGAAGGCGTAGGTTCATTATGGTCGGGACTAAGTCCCACGCTAGTGTCAGCGCTTCCATCGACTATTGTCTACTTCGTCGCCTACGAACAGTTTAAAATGCATGCACTTGAGTTCCACTATAAGTATTTGGCAGAAGTGAAGGGCTCACCACGTGGCCGCGAGATACCCTTCCACATACCGCTGCTTAGTGGAGTATCAGCGCGCGTTTGTGCTGTCACCTTTGTCAGTCCGATCGAGTTGATACGCACGAAAATGCAATCACAAAAGATGAGTCACGCTGAAATGATATCCACAATACGTGCAGTATTGAAAACGCAGGGTTTCTTCGGCTTATTTCGTGGTCTACCACCAACTATCTTACGTGATGTGCCTTTCTCCGGCATATACTGGACTTGTTATGAGAATATAAAAAGCTTCTTCGGTGTAATGGAACCGACGTTCGGATTTAGCTTTATGGCAGGTGCAATATCTGGTTCG TTAGCTGCCACTATTACGACACCTTTTGACGTAGTCAAAACACACGAACAAATTGAATTTGGAGAAAAAGTGCTTTTCACAG ATAAACCTGTCTCTAATGTTAGTACTTTAAATATACGTAAGCGCCTATGGACCATATATCGCTTGAGTGGAATACGCGGTTTATTTGCAGGCTTAGGTCCACGATTATTAAAAGTAGCTCCTGCTTGTGCAATTATGATTTCTACTTTTGAATATAGCAAGGCTTTCTTTTATCACTACAATGTGCAGCGGCATAATGAGATGCTGCTAATAGCAAACACAAAAAGGAATGGTGTTTGA